Proteins encoded in a region of the Acidobacteriota bacterium genome:
- the thiD gene encoding bifunctional hydroxymethylpyrimidine kinase/phosphomethylpyrimidine kinase, translating to MRTALTIAGSDSGGGAGIQADLKTFAAFGVYGLSAITAITAQNTRGVTAVHALDPALVVAQIEAVWSDLAPAATKIGMLANTAIIEAVTDALTRLSLPLVVLDPVMVAKGGDHLLESSAVDALRTRLIPLATVLTPNVPEAEVLTGLTITSIADQREAAARLVGLGARVAIVKGGHMTGRAVDVWHDGSRVIELDAERIDTPHTHGTGCTFSSAVAACLALGADPEEAARRAKAYVTGAIRNAPGLGHGHGPLNHFWNLGQ from the coding sequence ATGCGCACCGCACTGACAATCGCCGGCAGCGACTCCGGCGGCGGCGCCGGCATCCAGGCCGACCTCAAGACGTTTGCCGCATTCGGCGTGTACGGCCTGTCGGCCATCACCGCGATCACGGCCCAGAACACGCGTGGGGTGACCGCTGTGCACGCACTGGATCCCGCGCTCGTCGTCGCCCAAATCGAGGCCGTGTGGTCGGACCTGGCTCCGGCCGCTACGAAAATCGGCATGCTGGCGAACACCGCAATCATCGAAGCGGTGACTGACGCGCTCACGCGACTCAGCCTGCCGCTCGTGGTGCTCGACCCGGTCATGGTGGCCAAAGGTGGCGACCACCTGCTCGAATCATCTGCCGTGGACGCCCTGCGCACCCGGCTGATACCCCTGGCCACCGTGCTCACCCCTAACGTTCCCGAGGCGGAAGTGTTGACGGGCCTGACCATCACCAGCATCGCGGACCAGCGTGAAGCCGCGGCGCGTCTCGTCGGCCTGGGTGCCCGCGTTGCCATAGTCAAGGGCGGGCACATGACGGGCCGCGCGGTGGACGTCTGGCACGACGGTTCGCGCGTGATCGAACTGGACGCCGAACGCATCGACACGCCGCATACCCACGGCACCGGGTGCACGTTTTCATCAGCCGTGGCCGCGTGCCTGGCGCTTGGCGCTGACCCTGAAGAAGCGGCGCGCCGCGCGAAGGCGTACGTGACCGGCGCCATCCGGAACGCGCCGGGCCTGGGCCACGGACACGGACCGCTCAATCACTTCTGGAATCTGGGACAATAG
- a CDS encoding aminopeptidase P family protein encodes MFTPDTYRARRNRLKKDVGSGLLLFLGNEEVGMNYTANIYPFRQDSTFLYFWAVDQPGLAALIDIDQDTETLFGDDQTVADVVWSGPLPTLADRCAPAGIAAHASSSALADRLSEAIRQGRKVHFLAPYRAEHTEKLSALLGLHGTMARAYRSEVFHKAIVAQRSYKTAEEVADLDAAVNVSKEMYAAAMRAARPGKYEYEVVAEIARVALAHGGRFSFPPICSVHGETLHNPFYRNQMQAGDVMILDSGAETSHYNASDITRTIPVGGTFTAQQKLVYEMVLRAQLAAIDAVKPGVRYLDVHLLAARSFATDLKAAGLMKGDVDEAVAAGAHAMFFPHGLGHMLGMDVHDMENLEERLVGYRPGLDRSTQFGLGYLRLAREVEPGFVLTVEPGLYFIPALIDQWKADGTHTAFINFAEVEKFRDARGYRIEDDVLVTEGGHRVLGQPIPKTVADVEAACRG; translated from the coding sequence ATGTTCACGCCCGACACCTATCGCGCCCGCCGCAACCGCCTGAAAAAAGACGTCGGCTCCGGTCTCCTGCTCTTCCTCGGCAACGAGGAAGTCGGGATGAACTACACCGCCAACATCTACCCCTTCCGCCAGGACAGCACGTTCCTCTACTTCTGGGCGGTCGACCAGCCCGGCCTGGCCGCTCTCATCGACATCGATCAGGACACCGAGACGCTGTTTGGCGACGACCAGACAGTGGCCGACGTTGTGTGGTCAGGACCGCTGCCGACGCTGGCGGATCGGTGCGCACCCGCCGGCATCGCCGCACACGCGTCGTCGAGCGCGCTTGCGGATCGCCTTTCGGAAGCCATTCGCCAGGGCCGCAAGGTGCACTTTCTTGCGCCGTATCGCGCCGAGCACACCGAAAAACTCTCCGCACTGCTAGGTTTGCACGGCACGATGGCGCGCGCCTATCGGTCGGAGGTTTTCCATAAGGCGATCGTCGCGCAGCGCAGCTACAAGACGGCCGAGGAAGTGGCGGACCTTGATGCGGCCGTCAACGTCTCAAAAGAGATGTACGCAGCCGCCATGCGTGCCGCGCGTCCCGGCAAGTATGAGTACGAGGTCGTCGCCGAGATTGCACGCGTCGCGCTCGCCCACGGCGGCCGGTTCTCGTTTCCGCCGATTTGTTCGGTGCACGGCGAAACGCTGCACAATCCGTTCTACCGCAACCAGATGCAGGCCGGCGACGTGATGATTCTCGATTCAGGCGCCGAGACCTCGCACTACAACGCCAGCGACATCACACGCACCATCCCTGTTGGCGGCACATTCACCGCGCAACAGAAACTCGTCTACGAAATGGTGCTGCGTGCGCAATTGGCTGCCATTGATGCTGTCAAGCCGGGCGTGCGTTATCTGGACGTGCACCTGCTGGCCGCCCGGTCGTTTGCCACAGACCTCAAGGCGGCAGGCCTCATGAAAGGTGACGTGGACGAGGCCGTCGCGGCCGGCGCACATGCGATGTTTTTCCCCCACGGGCTCGGTCACATGCTGGGCATGGACGTGCACGACATGGAGAACCTCGAAGAGCGCCTCGTCGGTTACCGGCCCGGCCTCGATCGCAGCACCCAGTTTGGCCTGGGCTATCTCCGGCTAGCCCGCGAAGTGGAGCCCGGATTTGTGCTCACCGTGGAGCCCGGCCTCTATTTCATTCCTGCGCTGATCGATCAGTGGAAGGCCGACGGCACACACACCGCGTTCATCAACTTCGCGGAAGTCGAGAAATTCCGCGACGCCCGGGGATACCGCATCGAAGACGATGTGCTCGTGACCGAGGGCGGCCATCGCGTGCTCGGTCAGCCCATACCGAAGACCGTGGCCGACGTCGAAGCCGCGTGCCGGGGCTGA
- a CDS encoding molybdenum cofactor biosynthesis protein MoaE, producing the protein MLAVTRAPLSVDALTAEVEASVRTRGEGCGALASFLGVVRATHQGRAVRYLEYEAFDALALKVFAQIQAEAADRWPGAALGIAHRVGRLSIGEASVVIVAATAHRAESFQVCRYAIERIKQIAPVWKHEFFEDGEAWVEGAVVNPDDEAARARALEIACA; encoded by the coding sequence ATGCTGGCGGTGACCCGCGCCCCGTTGTCTGTTGACGCCCTCACCGCGGAGGTGGAGGCGTCCGTCCGCACGCGTGGCGAAGGGTGCGGCGCCCTCGCGTCGTTCCTGGGCGTGGTGCGCGCCACCCATCAGGGCCGCGCGGTCAGGTATCTCGAGTACGAGGCCTTCGACGCGCTTGCCCTCAAAGTCTTCGCGCAGATTCAAGCTGAGGCCGCGGACCGTTGGCCTGGCGCCGCGCTCGGCATCGCGCATCGCGTGGGCCGCCTCTCCATCGGCGAGGCCAGCGTCGTCATCGTCGCGGCCACGGCCCACCGTGCAGAATCGTTTCAGGTATGCCGGTACGCCATCGAACGGATCAAACAGATCGCGCCGGTGTGGAAGCATGAATTTTTTGAGGACGGCGAGGCCTGGGTCGAAGGCGCAGTCGTGAATCCCGATGATGAGGCCGCGCGGGCGCGGGCGCTGGAGATCGCATGCGCGTAA
- a CDS encoding MoaD/ThiS family protein produces MRVTVRLFARLRELAGAESLMVEVPTPATAATVWRALCVTAPALAPFERAVSCAINTNFSRMSQPVADGDDVAFLPPVSGG; encoded by the coding sequence ATGCGCGTAACCGTGCGCCTCTTCGCACGGCTGCGCGAGCTGGCCGGGGCAGAAAGCCTGATGGTGGAGGTGCCCACTCCGGCAACGGCCGCGACGGTGTGGCGTGCCTTGTGTGTCACGGCGCCGGCGCTGGCCCCGTTCGAGCGCGCGGTGTCGTGCGCGATCAATACCAACTTTTCGCGAATGTCCCAGCCGGTGGCCGACGGTGACGATGTCGCATTTCTTCCGCCGGTGTCCGGCGGGTGA